In Hyalangium gracile, the sequence CAGGCGCTGAAGACGCTCGCCCGCGCGCAGGCCGAGCCTCCGAGCCGCGTGGACCTCCACGCCGTGCTGGACCGGACCGTGGAGGCGCTGGACCAGGAGTTGCGCCGCCGGGCCCGCCTGGTGAAGGACTACGGGCTGTCCCAGCCGGTGATGGGCGACGAGGGGCGCCTGGGCCAGGTCTTCCTCCACCTGCTGCTCAACGCCGCCCAGGCCATCCCCGAGGGCCAGCCGGAGAGCAACGAGATCCGCGTCACGACGCGCCGCGACCCGGCGGGCCGCGCCATCATCGAGGTGCAGGACACCGGCAAGGGCATTTCCCCGGAGATACTCCCCCGCATCTTCGAGCCCTTCTTCACCACGAAGGAGGCGGGGGAGGGCACGGGGCTCGGCCTGTCCATCTGCCACGCCACCATCCAGTCGATGGGCGGGGAGATCGAGGTGCAGAGCGAGCCGGGACAGGGCTCCATCTTCCGGATCCTCCTCCCACCGCTACAGGTTGCTCCAGCAGCCGCCCCCTAGGTCGCTGCGCCGCGGCATTGTCGGCTGGTGGGCGGATTCCCAGCCCGCGAGGCGGGGTTCCCCGAGCCCGGCGGGCCACATCGCGGGTTTCCCGTGACGCCGAGTCAACCCTTGTGGCCGGGGGGCCTAGGCATCCGGGAGTCCGTGCCTAGTTTCCGTTTCCTCGGAGACGGAGTGATGACTCGGAGCCCTCTCTTGCTCACATTGCTGTGCCTGGCCGCCACCACCGGTTGTCGCCGCGTGCGCTTCGAGGACTCGGTGTTCTCCAAGAAGCAGGTGAGCTACCGCATCGGCGAGCTGCCCCGGCACTGGAGCCGCGTCTTCGTCGAGGGCAATGATCTGGCCTTCTCGGAGACGGACACCGGGCGGGCGCTCTCCATCAACTCCACCTGCGAGGGGCACGATGATCCGCCCCTGCCGGTGCTCACCCGCCACCTGTTGATGGGCTTCACCGACCGGCAGGAGGTGTCCCAGCAGCTCATCGAGCTGGACGGCCGCGAGGCCCTGCGCTCGCGCCACACGGCGAAGCTGGACGGCGTGCCGGTGGAGCTGGAGCTGGTGGTCCTCAAGAAGGACGGCTGCGTCTTCGACTTCACCTACGTCGCGCCGCCCGGGCAGGCCGAGGCGCGCCTGGCGGACTTCGATGCCCTGCTCCAGGGCTTCCACGCGGAGCGAGACTCATGAGCACCTCGGTCGAGGTCGGCACGGGCGGGGGCGCGGAGCTCATGCCCGCGGAGCCCACGCTCTCCATCGGCGCGCGCGTCCGCCAGCGGCTGGAGGCGCTCGGGGCGATGGTGGTGATGTCCGGCAAGGTCTTCTCTCGCGCCGTGCGCCCGCCCTATGACTGGGGCGCGCTCGTCTTCCATACCGAGTCGCTGGGCGTGCGCTCCATGCCCATCGCCCTGCTCACCTCGACGTTCGCGGGGCTCGTCATCTCGCTGCAGTTCGGCTTCTTCCTGGCGCGCTTCGGCGTGCAGTACACGGTGGGCCGCGTCGTCGTCCTCACGCTGTTCCGCGAGCTGGCCCCGGTGCTCACCGCGCTCACGGTGGGCGCGCGCATCGGCTCGGGCATCGCCGCCGAGCTGGGGGCGATGACGGTGACGGAGCAGGTGGACGCCATCCGGGCGCTCGGGGCGGATCCGCTGCGCAAGCTGGTGGTGCCGCGGGTGCTCGCGTGCCTGCTGGTGCTGCCCACCCTCACCGTGCTGGCGGACGTCATCGGCCTGGTGGCCGGCGCGCTCGTCGTCAACCTGCAGTACGGCATCTCCTTCGACATGTTCTTCCAGGGCGCGCTGGACACGGTGTTCATGAGCGACTTCGTGTCGGGCGTCATCAAGGGCGCCGTCTTCGGCGTCACCATCGGGCTGGTGGGCTGCTTCAAGGGCCTCACCGTGGAGGGCGGCACCGAGGGCGTGGGCCGCGCCACCACCCAGACGGTGGCCATCACCTCCGTCTCCGTGTGCCTGGCCGACTTCTTCATCACCAAGATCAGCCTCTACCTCTAGCCATGCGCCTGTCCGCCCCACGTCCCCGCCTCGAGTTCCACCCGCCCACCCC encodes:
- a CDS encoding MlaE family ABC transporter permease encodes the protein MPAEPTLSIGARVRQRLEALGAMVVMSGKVFSRAVRPPYDWGALVFHTESLGVRSMPIALLTSTFAGLVISLQFGFFLARFGVQYTVGRVVVLTLFRELAPVLTALTVGARIGSGIAAELGAMTVTEQVDAIRALGADPLRKLVVPRVLACLLVLPTLTVLADVIGLVAGALVVNLQYGISFDMFFQGALDTVFMSDFVSGVIKGAVFGVTIGLVGCFKGLTVEGGTEGVGRATTQTVAITSVSVCLADFFITKISLYL